A genomic region of Micromonospora sp. NBRC 110009 contains the following coding sequences:
- a CDS encoding RNA polymerase sigma factor codes for MDEVLLRTLTPTVIGILVRRGADFAAAEDALQDALVEAVRGWSDDPPRDPPGWLVTVAWRKFLDAARADTSRRRREVLVEVEPVPGPGEAVDDTLQLYFLCAHPSLTPASAVALTLRAVGGLTTRQIAEAYLVPEATMAQRISRAKRTVSSVRFNQPGDVATVLRVLYLVFNEGYSGDVDLAGEAIRLTRQLAARTKHEEVAGLLALMLLHHARRPARTRPDGSLVPLAEQDRSRWNTRLIAEGVDVLQAALARDRLGEFQVQAAIAALHADARTAEETDWVQIVEWYDELLRLTDNPVARLNRAVAVGEADGPRAGLAALAGLDPALPRHTAVAAYLHERDGDSVTAARLYAEAARSAPNLPERDHLTRQAARLNAQLRS; via the coding sequence GTGGACGAGGTCCTGCTGCGGACCCTCACCCCCACGGTGATCGGGATCCTCGTCCGTCGCGGAGCTGATTTCGCGGCGGCCGAGGATGCCCTGCAGGACGCCCTGGTCGAAGCGGTACGCGGGTGGTCCGATGATCCGCCGCGGGACCCCCCGGGCTGGTTGGTCACCGTGGCCTGGCGCAAGTTCCTCGACGCCGCCCGCGCCGACACCTCCCGGCGGCGGCGCGAGGTGCTCGTCGAGGTCGAACCCGTGCCCGGCCCGGGCGAGGCGGTGGACGACACGCTTCAGCTGTATTTCCTGTGCGCGCATCCGTCCCTGACGCCCGCCTCGGCGGTCGCGCTGACGCTGCGCGCGGTCGGCGGCCTGACCACGCGTCAGATCGCGGAGGCCTACCTCGTGCCGGAGGCGACGATGGCCCAGCGCATCAGCCGGGCCAAGCGGACCGTCTCCTCCGTCCGGTTCAACCAGCCCGGTGACGTCGCCACGGTGCTGCGGGTCCTCTACCTCGTCTTCAACGAGGGCTACTCCGGCGACGTCGACCTCGCCGGCGAGGCGATCCGGCTCACTCGCCAACTGGCGGCCAGGACGAAGCACGAGGAGGTGGCGGGCCTGCTCGCGCTCATGCTGCTCCACCACGCACGGCGCCCGGCCCGGACCCGCCCCGACGGCAGCCTCGTGCCGCTCGCCGAGCAGGACCGCAGCCGGTGGAACACCCGGCTGATCGCCGAGGGCGTCGACGTACTCCAGGCCGCCCTTGCCCGCGACCGCCTGGGCGAGTTCCAGGTCCAGGCCGCCATCGCCGCGCTCCACGCCGACGCCCGGACGGCCGAGGAGACCGACTGGGTGCAGATCGTCGAGTGGTACGACGAACTGCTGCGGCTCACCGACAACCCGGTGGCCCGGCTCAACCGGGCCGTCGCGGTCGGCGAGGCCGACGGCCCGCGGGCCGGCCTGGCCGCCCTGGCGGGGCTCGACCCCGCGCTGCCCCGCCACACCGCCGTCGCGGCGTACCTGCACGAGCGGGACGGTGACTCGGTCACGGCGGCACGGCTCTACGCCGAAGCCGCCCGATCAGCGCCCAACCTCCCCGAACGCGACCACCTCACGCGACAGGCCGCCCGGCTCAACGCGCAGCTGCGCAGTTGA